A genomic segment from Micromonospora echinaurantiaca encodes:
- a CDS encoding YcnI family protein yields the protein MAMTRGLGRRAGAVAALAAAGVLVWPATADAADVTTNPTQARQGDAVKLEFVVPEERPGTRTDRIEVRLPADAPIAEVYPMSVDGWAPRIVTRRLDQPVTDLHGIRLDTVTSAVTWTRMPGYGAAPARLTLSMGPLPQVDRLTFQVIQTYADGTVVRWADPAGAHRAPVLALSPAAPGAVAGHAGHGARPAGGTDAGGAAPGLAAGGGAPAPGAGADDGGNADALLAAGLLAGLGGGAAIGWLASRWRRREPAAPIDRSVLDEEPSAPAGTRAVAPLGADPTPEVPATDSPTPAGGSPAPAGDDGPAPRPAELPQDETAAGSRPPVGAVRGSAPI from the coding sequence ATGGCGATGACACGCGGCCTGGGCCGTCGGGCCGGGGCGGTGGCCGCCCTGGCCGCGGCCGGCGTGCTGGTCTGGCCCGCCACGGCGGACGCGGCGGACGTGACGACCAACCCGACGCAGGCCCGGCAGGGCGACGCGGTGAAGCTGGAGTTCGTGGTGCCCGAGGAGCGGCCCGGCACCCGGACCGACCGGATCGAGGTCCGCCTGCCGGCCGACGCGCCGATCGCCGAGGTGTACCCGATGTCGGTCGACGGCTGGGCGCCCCGGATCGTCACCCGCCGGCTGGACCAGCCGGTGACCGACCTGCACGGTATCCGGCTCGACACGGTCACCAGCGCGGTGACCTGGACCCGGATGCCCGGATACGGCGCCGCCCCGGCTCGGCTCACCCTCTCCATGGGGCCGCTGCCGCAGGTCGACCGGCTCACCTTCCAGGTGATCCAGACGTACGCCGACGGCACGGTGGTGCGCTGGGCCGATCCGGCCGGTGCCCACCGGGCGCCGGTGCTGGCCCTGTCCCCCGCCGCGCCCGGAGCGGTCGCCGGGCACGCCGGCCACGGAGCCCGACCGGCCGGCGGCACGGACGCCGGAGGCGCGGCGCCCGGGTTGGCCGCCGGCGGTGGCGCGCCCGCGCCGGGGGCCGGGGCGGACGACGGCGGAAACGCCGACGCGCTGCTCGCCGCGGGCCTGCTCGCCGGGCTGGGCGGCGGGGCGGCGATCGGTTGGCTGGCCAGCCGGTGGCGCCGCCGCGAGCCGGCCGCCCCGATCGACCGGTCCGTGCTCGACGAGGAGCCATCCGCGCCGGCCGGCACCCGAGCGGTGGCACCCCTGGGCGCCGACCCGACCCCGGAGGTCCCGGCCACCGACAGCCCGACCCCGGCCGGCGGCAGTCCGGCGCCGGCCGGCGACGACGGTCCGGCACCCCGACCGGCGGAGTTGCCGCAGGACGAGACGGCTGCGGGATCGCGGCCGCCGGTCGGTGCGGTACGCGGTTCGGCCCCGATCTGA
- a CDS encoding ADP-ribosylglycohydrolase family protein produces MSFTLFSDTRLALARDSLAGLSVGDALGSQFFVPGRHPADLAAGKLPPPPWEWTDDTEMACSVVAALADAGRIDRDALAAAFAERCEPYRGYGPGAVTILRLIRTGTPWPVAAASAFDGQGSCGNGAAMRVGPLGAWFADSTTRAAAQARASAEVTHAHPEGIAGAVAVAVAAALATRARLDGYRPAPDRLLAAVAALLDPGSEVHRGVRRAVELLGRPLPAVVDALGNGSRVTAQDTVAFTLWVAAVHLDDYPAAIRACVEAGGDVDTTAAIAGAVVAAHTGVGTPGGVPSEWLAAREPLPDWLD; encoded by the coding sequence ATGTCCTTCACCCTCTTTTCCGACACCCGCCTGGCCCTCGCCCGGGACAGCCTCGCCGGTCTCTCGGTCGGCGACGCGCTCGGCTCGCAGTTCTTCGTCCCCGGCCGGCACCCGGCCGACCTGGCCGCCGGGAAGCTGCCCCCGCCGCCCTGGGAGTGGACCGACGACACCGAGATGGCCTGCTCGGTGGTGGCCGCCCTGGCCGACGCCGGCCGGATCGACCGGGACGCGCTCGCCGCGGCCTTCGCCGAGCGGTGCGAGCCCTATCGGGGGTACGGGCCGGGCGCGGTGACGATTCTGCGGCTGATCCGCACCGGCACGCCGTGGCCGGTGGCCGCCGCGTCCGCCTTCGACGGGCAGGGCTCGTGCGGCAACGGCGCGGCGATGCGGGTCGGCCCGCTGGGCGCGTGGTTCGCCGACTCGACGACCCGGGCGGCCGCCCAGGCCCGGGCGTCGGCCGAGGTGACCCACGCCCATCCGGAGGGGATCGCCGGGGCGGTCGCGGTGGCGGTGGCCGCCGCGCTGGCCACCCGCGCCCGGTTGGACGGGTACCGGCCGGCGCCGGACCGGCTGCTCGCCGCGGTGGCCGCGCTGCTCGACCCGGGCAGCGAGGTGCACCGGGGCGTACGCCGCGCGGTGGAACTGCTCGGCCGGCCGCTGCCGGCGGTGGTCGACGCGCTCGGCAACGGCTCCCGGGTGACCGCCCAGGACACCGTCGCCTTCACCCTCTGGGTGGCCGCGGTGCACCTGGACGACTACCCGGCGGCGATCCGCGCCTGCGTCGAGGCGGGCGGCGACGTCGACACCACGGCGGCGATCGCCGGCGCGGTGGTGGCCGCGCACACCGGCGTCGGCACCCCGGGTGGCGTGCCCTCGGAGTGGCTGGCCGCCCGCGAGCCGCTGCCGGACTGGCTGGACTGA
- a CDS encoding response regulator transcription factor, whose protein sequence is MATVLLVEDDHVVRGAMLRSLADRGHAVHAVGTALDALRRVAAETPDLVVLDLGLPDLDGSDALRMLRGITDVPIIIATARDDEQSVVRLLRAGADDYMVKPFTGAHLDARITTVLRRAGRASRSVQPAVHVVGGLRVDVGERSAHLDGEPLALTRKEFDLLAYLAARPGRVVSRRELLEEVWRQPSVGEDQTIDVHLYWLRRKMGESAAKPRYLRTVRGVGFRLVAPD, encoded by the coding sequence GTGGCCACCGTGCTCCTGGTCGAAGATGATCACGTCGTACGCGGCGCGATGCTGCGGTCCCTCGCCGACCGGGGGCACGCCGTGCACGCCGTCGGCACCGCGCTGGACGCGCTGCGCCGGGTCGCCGCCGAGACACCCGATCTCGTCGTGCTCGACCTCGGCCTGCCCGACCTGGACGGCTCGGACGCGCTGCGGATGCTGCGCGGCATCACCGACGTACCGATCATCATCGCCACCGCCCGGGACGACGAGCAGTCGGTGGTCCGCCTGCTGCGCGCCGGCGCCGACGACTACATGGTCAAGCCGTTCACCGGCGCGCACCTGGACGCCCGGATCACCACCGTGCTGCGCCGGGCGGGCCGGGCCAGCCGGAGCGTCCAGCCGGCCGTGCACGTCGTCGGTGGGCTCCGGGTGGACGTCGGGGAGCGCAGCGCCCACCTCGACGGTGAGCCGCTGGCGCTGACCCGCAAGGAATTCGACCTGTTGGCGTATCTCGCCGCACGTCCGGGCCGGGTAGTGTCCCGCCGGGAGCTCTTGGAGGAGGTATGGCGGCAGCCATCGGTCGGCGAGGATCAGACCATCGACGTTCACCTGTACTGGCTGCGCCGCAAAATGGGCGAGTCCGCGGCGAAGCCGCGCTACCTGCGCACCGTGCGGGGGGTCGGCTTCCGGCTGGTGGCGCCGGACTGA
- a CDS encoding HAMP domain-containing sensor histidine kinase, translating to MCALAALAFLIPLGAVLGDRTQDEAVADAARRGALVTGALAVSTDPAVVLRAVEASGDDPATRPVVHGLGLNESAGRARPADLDRARSERRSLVVDVAGGVVRLDPVVLGERTAVVEVFVPESDGGLGGRWLLLFGVAAALTGAAVLVVDRVAARAVESAQGLARAALAVGDGDLGVRVEPSGPRELAEAGHAFNRMADRLVVSRTDERELVADLSHRLRTPLTVLRLDAEALESDDTSVGTFSEAELDRRRTIRRIRQAIVTLEGEIDVLIKTTRKAVTHETGPAMCDVSEVVRDRMVFWAALAGDQNRPHRVIGAQLRIPAPVPRAELAAALDAVIGNVFRYTPQGTAFEVAVSRRDGYVAIRIDDAGPGIANPDRALRRGASDQGSTGLGLDIAKRVALQANGSVSIDRARLGGASVVMLLADPEAAPRQVNRFGLVGRMAREAREQKSAGRRWPCQRPSAG from the coding sequence ATGTGCGCCCTGGCGGCGCTCGCCTTCCTGATCCCCCTCGGTGCGGTCCTCGGCGACCGTACCCAGGACGAGGCGGTGGCGGACGCCGCCCGGCGCGGCGCGCTGGTGACCGGGGCGCTCGCGGTCAGCACCGACCCGGCGGTGGTGCTCCGGGCCGTCGAGGCCAGCGGCGACGACCCGGCGACCCGGCCGGTGGTGCACGGGCTGGGCCTGAACGAGTCGGCGGGCCGGGCCCGCCCGGCGGACCTGGACCGGGCCCGGTCCGAACGCCGCTCGCTGGTCGTCGACGTGGCCGGCGGCGTGGTCCGGCTCGACCCGGTGGTGCTCGGCGAGCGGACGGCCGTGGTCGAGGTGTTCGTGCCCGAGTCGGACGGCGGCCTCGGCGGACGCTGGCTGCTGCTGTTCGGAGTGGCCGCCGCGCTGACCGGTGCGGCGGTGCTGGTGGTCGACCGGGTCGCCGCGCGGGCCGTCGAGTCGGCCCAGGGCCTGGCCAGGGCGGCGCTCGCGGTGGGCGACGGCGATCTGGGCGTACGCGTCGAGCCGAGCGGGCCGCGCGAGCTGGCCGAGGCCGGGCACGCCTTCAACCGGATGGCCGACCGGCTGGTGGTCTCCCGCACCGACGAGCGGGAGCTGGTGGCGGACCTGTCGCACCGGCTGCGCACCCCGCTGACCGTGCTGCGCCTAGACGCCGAGGCGTTGGAGTCCGACGACACCAGCGTGGGCACGTTCAGCGAGGCGGAGCTGGACCGCCGGCGCACCATCCGCCGGATCCGGCAGGCGATCGTCACCCTCGAGGGCGAGATCGACGTACTGATCAAGACCACCCGCAAGGCGGTCACCCACGAGACCGGGCCGGCCATGTGCGACGTCAGCGAGGTGGTCCGGGACCGGATGGTGTTCTGGGCGGCGCTCGCCGGCGACCAGAACCGCCCGCACCGGGTGATCGGCGCCCAGCTGCGCATCCCCGCCCCGGTGCCGCGGGCCGAACTGGCCGCCGCGCTGGACGCGGTGATCGGCAACGTGTTCCGGTACACCCCCCAGGGCACCGCGTTCGAGGTGGCGGTCTCCCGGCGGGACGGCTACGTGGCGATCCGCATCGACGACGCCGGGCCCGGGATCGCCAACCCCGACCGGGCGCTGCGCCGGGGCGCCAGCGACCAGGGCTCGACCGGCCTCGGGCTGGACATCGCCAAGCGGGTGGCGTTGCAGGCCAACGGCTCGGTGAGCATCGACCGGGCCCGGCTGGGCGGAGCCAGCGTGGTGATGCTCCTCGCCGACCCGGAGGCGGCGCCGCGTCAGGTCAACCGGTTCGGGCTGGTCGGCCGGATGGCCCGGGAGGCGCGGGAGCAGAAGAGCGCCGGCCGCCGCTGGCCCTGCCAGCGCCCCTCCGCCGGCTGA
- a CDS encoding adenosine deaminase, with translation MTDLPTFIAGLPKVELHVHHVGSASPRIVAELAARHEGRSPVPADPAALADYFAFRDFAHFIEVYLTVVDLIRDQDDVWLLTHEVARELARQQVRYAELTVTPYSHVHRGIPAPAFCEAIEDARKRAAADFGIELRWCFDIPGEAGLPAAEETLRISLAEKPDGLISFGLGGPEIGVPRPQFKPYFDQARAAGLRSVPHAGETTGPQTVWDALRDLGAERIGHGISAAQDPELLSHLAERQIALEVCPTSNVRTRAVASLDEHPLRQLVEAGLLVTINSDDPPMFGTTLNDEYAVAAWLLDVGPEGLAALARNAVTASFLDPAGKQRIDAEIDAYLATHRH, from the coding sequence GTGACCGACCTGCCCACGTTCATCGCCGGACTGCCCAAGGTGGAGCTGCACGTGCACCACGTCGGCTCCGCCTCGCCCCGGATCGTCGCCGAGCTGGCCGCCCGCCACGAGGGGCGCAGCCCGGTGCCGGCCGACCCGGCGGCGCTGGCCGACTACTTCGCGTTCCGCGACTTCGCCCACTTCATCGAGGTCTACCTCACCGTCGTGGACCTGATCCGGGACCAGGACGACGTCTGGCTGCTCACCCACGAGGTGGCCCGGGAGCTGGCCCGCCAGCAGGTCCGCTACGCCGAGCTGACCGTCACGCCCTACTCGCACGTGCACCGGGGAATCCCGGCGCCGGCGTTCTGCGAGGCGATCGAGGACGCCCGCAAGCGGGCCGCCGCGGACTTCGGCATCGAGCTGCGCTGGTGCTTCGACATCCCGGGCGAGGCCGGCCTGCCGGCGGCCGAGGAGACCCTGCGGATCAGCCTGGCGGAGAAGCCGGACGGGCTGATCAGCTTCGGCCTGGGCGGCCCCGAGATCGGCGTGCCGCGGCCGCAGTTCAAGCCGTACTTCGACCAGGCCCGGGCGGCCGGGCTGCGGTCGGTGCCGCACGCCGGGGAGACCACCGGCCCGCAGACCGTCTGGGACGCGCTGCGCGACCTCGGCGCGGAGCGGATCGGGCACGGCATCTCCGCCGCGCAGGACCCGGAGCTGCTCAGCCACCTGGCCGAGCGGCAGATCGCGCTGGAGGTCTGCCCGACCTCGAACGTCCGCACCCGGGCCGTGGCCAGCCTCGACGAGCACCCGCTGCGGCAGCTGGTCGAGGCCGGGCTGCTGGTCACCATCAACTCCGACGACCCGCCGATGTTCGGCACCACCCTCAACGACGAGTACGCGGTCGCGGCCTGGCTGCTGGACGTCGGCCCGGAGGGGCTGGCCGCGTTGGCCCGCAACGCGGTGACCGCCTCGTTCCTCGACCCGGCCGGAAAGCAGCGGATCGACGCCGAGATCGACGCCTACCTGGCCACCCACCGTCACTGA
- a CDS encoding trans-aconitate 2-methyltransferase, whose product MWDPTTYLRYGDERSRPFHDLLARVAADRPRAVVDLGCGPGRLTATLATRWPASRVVGLDSSPEMIERAADLAAPVGFAVADVRDWRPDPDVDVVVANAVLQWVPSHQELLTRWARELPAAAWLAVQVPGNFDAPSHRALREVAGRPAWRAELAPLLREAPVDDPVDYARLLTGAGCAVDAWETTYVHLLPARADADHPVLAWMEGTALRPVRAALDAAGWADFRAELGVRLAQAYPVRQGQVYFPFRRVFVVARTGARAEENL is encoded by the coding sequence ATGTGGGATCCGACGACGTACCTGCGCTACGGCGACGAGCGCTCCCGGCCGTTCCACGACCTGCTGGCCCGGGTGGCGGCCGACCGGCCGCGTGCGGTGGTCGACCTCGGCTGTGGGCCCGGCCGGCTGACCGCCACCCTGGCCACCCGCTGGCCGGCCAGCCGGGTGGTCGGGCTGGACTCGTCGCCCGAGATGATCGAACGGGCCGCCGACCTGGCCGCCCCGGTCGGCTTCGCCGTCGCCGACGTGCGGGACTGGCGTCCCGACCCGGATGTGGACGTGGTGGTGGCCAACGCGGTGCTCCAGTGGGTCCCCAGCCACCAGGAGCTGCTCACCCGCTGGGCCCGGGAACTGCCCGCCGCGGCGTGGCTGGCCGTACAGGTGCCGGGAAACTTCGACGCTCCCTCGCACCGGGCGCTGCGCGAGGTCGCCGGCCGTCCGGCCTGGCGCGCCGAGCTGGCCCCGCTACTGCGCGAGGCCCCGGTGGACGACCCGGTCGACTACGCCCGGCTGCTGACCGGTGCCGGCTGCGCGGTGGACGCCTGGGAGACTACCTACGTGCACCTGCTGCCGGCCCGCGCCGACGCGGACCACCCCGTACTGGCCTGGATGGAGGGGACCGCGCTGCGCCCCGTCCGGGCCGCCCTGGACGCCGCCGGGTGGGCGGACTTCCGGGCCGAGCTGGGGGTACGCCTCGCGCAGGCGTACCCGGTGCGGCAGGGTCAGGTGTACTTCCCGTTCCGCCGCGTCTTCGTCGTGGCCCGTACCGGCGCCCGTGCCGAGGAGAACCTGTGA
- a CDS encoding aldo/keto reductase: MEQRTFHRLGRDVGVIGLGAWQLGADWGTVSEDDAMGVLTAAVEAGVTFLDTADVYGDGRSEQLIGRFLRDHPDAGLTVATKIGRRVPQTPEAYTLANFRAWTDRSRANLGMDTLDLVQLHCPPTAVFADDKVFDALDTLVAEKRIAGYGVSVETCDQALTAIARPGVASVQIILNALRLKPLERVLPAAAAAGVGIIARVPLASGLLSGRYDEHTTFAPDDHRSYNRHGEAFDVGETFSGVDFELGLEAVRRLVPLVGADRTMAQFALRWVVDQPGVTVVIPGARDAGQAGRNAAVAGLAPLSAAEQAAVREVYDELIRPRVHDRW; encoded by the coding sequence ATGGAGCAGCGCACCTTCCACCGGCTCGGCCGGGACGTCGGCGTGATCGGCCTCGGCGCCTGGCAGCTCGGCGCCGACTGGGGCACGGTCAGCGAGGACGACGCGATGGGTGTGCTGACCGCCGCCGTCGAGGCCGGCGTGACCTTCCTGGACACCGCCGACGTCTACGGCGACGGGCGCAGCGAGCAGCTGATCGGCCGGTTCCTGCGCGACCACCCGGACGCCGGGCTGACCGTGGCCACCAAGATAGGCCGGCGGGTGCCGCAGACGCCCGAGGCGTACACCCTGGCGAACTTTCGCGCGTGGACCGACCGGTCTCGGGCCAACCTCGGAATGGACACCCTCGACCTGGTGCAGTTGCACTGCCCGCCGACCGCCGTCTTCGCCGACGACAAGGTCTTCGACGCGCTGGACACCCTGGTCGCCGAGAAGCGGATCGCCGGCTACGGGGTCAGCGTGGAGACCTGCGACCAGGCGCTCACCGCGATCGCCCGGCCCGGCGTGGCGAGCGTGCAGATCATCCTCAACGCGCTGCGGCTCAAGCCGCTGGAGCGGGTGCTGCCGGCCGCCGCAGCCGCCGGGGTGGGCATCATCGCCCGGGTGCCGCTGGCCAGCGGGCTGCTCTCCGGCCGCTACGACGAGCACACCACCTTCGCCCCCGACGACCACCGCAGCTACAACCGGCACGGCGAGGCGTTCGACGTCGGCGAGACGTTCTCCGGGGTCGACTTCGAGCTGGGGCTGGAAGCCGTACGCCGGCTGGTGCCGCTGGTCGGCGCGGACCGCACGATGGCGCAGTTCGCGCTGCGCTGGGTCGTCGACCAGCCCGGGGTCACCGTGGTCATCCCCGGTGCCCGGGACGCCGGGCAGGCCGGGCGCAACGCCGCCGTGGCCGGCCTGGCGCCGCTGTCGGCGGCCGAGCAGGCCGCCGTACGGGAGGTCTACGACGAGCTGATCCGGCCGCGGGTGCACGACCGGTGGTGA
- a CDS encoding cold-shock protein, giving the protein MAQGTVKWFNADKGFGFITVDGGGADVFVHFSAIQTSGYRTLEENQRVEFEIAQGQKGPQAEQVRPI; this is encoded by the coding sequence ATGGCGCAGGGAACCGTGAAGTGGTTCAACGCTGACAAGGGCTTCGGCTTCATCACCGTCGACGGCGGGGGTGCTGACGTGTTCGTCCACTTCTCGGCCATCCAGACCAGCGGCTACCGCACGCTGGAGGAGAACCAGCGGGTGGAGTTCGAGATCGCCCAGGGCCAGAAGGGCCCGCAGGCTGAGCAGGTCCGCCCGATCTGA
- a CDS encoding DUF4235 domain-containing protein — MNRAAYKPVGVLLGLAAGTVAGAIFRQVWKLTAGDGEAPSATDEDRGWGEVLAAAALQGAIFAVVRAAVDRGGAVGVRRLTGHWPD, encoded by the coding sequence ATCAACAGGGCCGCGTACAAGCCGGTCGGGGTCCTGCTGGGCCTCGCCGCCGGTACCGTCGCCGGCGCCATCTTCCGGCAGGTCTGGAAGCTGACCGCGGGCGACGGCGAGGCGCCCAGCGCCACCGACGAGGACCGCGGCTGGGGCGAGGTGCTGGCCGCGGCGGCGTTGCAGGGCGCCATCTTCGCGGTCGTCCGGGCCGCAGTGGACCGTGGCGGCGCGGTCGGCGTACGCCGGCTGACCGGCCACTGGCCGGACTGA
- a CDS encoding DUF3618 domain-containing protein codes for MTGNGRGPDTEALREEIRRTRVELGETMEALAAKADVKARLRSSADQAKERMREQAAQTMARVRGQATQKAQVARTQAQERSQAVRRNPAPLAALAAGAVAAAIVLLIIRGRRR; via the coding sequence ATGACCGGCAACGGCAGGGGCCCGGACACCGAGGCGCTCCGCGAGGAGATCCGGCGGACCCGGGTCGAGCTGGGCGAGACAATGGAGGCGTTGGCCGCGAAGGCCGACGTCAAGGCCCGCCTGCGGTCCTCGGCCGACCAGGCGAAGGAGCGGATGCGGGAGCAGGCGGCGCAGACCATGGCCCGGGTGCGCGGGCAGGCCACCCAGAAGGCGCAGGTCGCCCGGACCCAGGCGCAGGAGCGGAGCCAGGCGGTACGCCGCAACCCGGCGCCGCTCGCCGCGCTGGCGGCCGGCGCGGTGGCCGCCGCGATCGTGTTGTTGATCATCCGGGGGAGGCGTAGGTGA
- a CDS encoding phage holin family protein: MADVANARTSRNGSEPSTAELVQRAAEQVSRLVRDELALARAELAQKGKHAGIGIGLFGGGGALALYGLGALVATAILLLDLAMPAWLAALIVAVALFLVAGVLALIGKKQVSRAVPPVPAATVRSVRADVDTVAAAVKDRGRG; the protein is encoded by the coding sequence ATGGCTGACGTGGCGAACGCCCGCACATCCCGCAACGGGAGCGAGCCGTCCACCGCCGAGCTGGTGCAGCGGGCCGCGGAGCAGGTCTCCCGGCTGGTCCGCGACGAGCTGGCACTGGCCCGGGCGGAGCTGGCCCAGAAGGGCAAGCACGCCGGCATCGGCATCGGCCTCTTCGGCGGTGGCGGGGCGCTGGCGCTCTACGGTCTCGGTGCCCTGGTCGCCACCGCGATCCTGCTGCTGGACCTGGCCATGCCCGCCTGGCTCGCCGCCCTGATCGTGGCGGTGGCGCTGTTCCTGGTGGCCGGCGTCCTCGCCCTGATCGGCAAGAAGCAGGTCAGCCGTGCGGTCCCGCCGGTGCCCGCGGCCACGGTGCGCAGCGTCCGGGCAGACGTGGACACCGTCGCCGCAGCGGTGAAGGACAGGGGACGGGGATGA
- a CDS encoding mechanosensitive ion channel family protein yields MQSYLGTIVAALAAAAIALTLVEVVHRVIRRLGRRSLLMTELTDHAHRPFQVVATVLAVQFAVRFSTGYAVGTDWRQVLLHLLVLAVIASVAWLVAALLVVVEDTALARFRVDVPDNRHARRVRTQVVMLRRLTIAVIVVLAVGVMLMTFPSVRGIGAGVLTSAGVAGVVAALAAQSLLGNVFAGLQLAFSDAVRLDDVVVVEGEWGRIEELTLTYVVVQIWDDRRLILPTSYFTSTPFQNWTRTEAAVLGTAEFDVDWAIPVQAMREELRRLVESSDLWDRRVCVLQVTDATGGTITVRALVSAADAGSLWDLRCLVREHLVAWVRDQRPTALPRMRAEVGDAGGSLPWQWVQPRRPVRRRVEGDPPDDARVFGGSDDGDARSEAFVGPEEPVDARR; encoded by the coding sequence GTGCAGAGTTACCTCGGTACGATCGTCGCCGCGCTCGCCGCGGCGGCGATCGCACTCACCCTGGTCGAGGTGGTGCACCGGGTGATCCGCCGGCTCGGCCGGCGCTCGCTGCTGATGACCGAACTCACCGACCACGCGCACCGACCGTTCCAGGTGGTCGCCACGGTGCTCGCGGTCCAGTTCGCCGTCCGGTTCAGCACCGGGTACGCGGTCGGCACCGACTGGCGGCAGGTGCTGCTGCACCTGCTGGTGCTCGCGGTGATCGCCAGCGTGGCCTGGCTGGTCGCCGCGCTGCTGGTGGTGGTGGAGGACACCGCGCTCGCCCGGTTCCGGGTCGACGTGCCGGACAACCGGCACGCCCGCCGGGTGCGAACCCAGGTGGTGATGCTGCGCCGGCTGACCATCGCGGTGATCGTGGTGCTGGCCGTCGGCGTGATGCTGATGACCTTCCCCAGCGTGCGCGGCATCGGCGCCGGCGTGCTGACCTCGGCCGGTGTCGCCGGTGTGGTCGCCGCGCTGGCCGCGCAGAGCCTGCTGGGCAACGTCTTCGCCGGCCTCCAGCTCGCCTTCAGCGACGCGGTACGCCTCGACGACGTGGTCGTCGTCGAGGGGGAGTGGGGCCGGATCGAGGAGCTGACGCTGACCTACGTGGTGGTCCAGATCTGGGACGACCGGCGGCTCATCCTGCCCACCTCGTACTTCACCAGCACCCCGTTCCAGAACTGGACCCGCACCGAGGCGGCGGTGCTGGGCACCGCCGAGTTCGACGTGGACTGGGCGATCCCGGTGCAGGCGATGCGGGAGGAACTGCGCCGGCTGGTGGAGAGCAGCGACCTGTGGGACCGCCGGGTCTGTGTCCTCCAGGTGACCGACGCCACCGGCGGCACGATCACCGTCCGCGCGCTGGTCAGCGCCGCTGACGCGGGCAGCCTCTGGGACCTGCGCTGCCTGGTGCGCGAGCACCTGGTCGCCTGGGTGCGGGACCAGCGCCCGACCGCCCTGCCCCGGATGCGCGCCGAGGTCGGCGACGCCGGCGGCAGCCTGCCGTGGCAGTGGGTGCAGCCGCGCCGGCCGGTCCGCCGCCGGGTGGAGGGTGACCCGCCCGACGACGCCCGGGTGTTCGGCGGCAGCGACGACGGCGACGCGCGCAGCGAGGCGTTCGTCGGCCCGGAGGAACCGGTCGACGCCCGCCGCTGA
- a CDS encoding DUF1206 domain-containing protein: MSLTWNAEATAARTANSRWLELLARVGFIGYGIVHLLFAWLALQIAFGNSADDGDQSGALRTLAAQPLGRFLVVAIAVGLLAMAIWQALEAAVGHRVERGKERVWERLASLGRTLVYLYFAWTAYKVFSDAGSNSADQQEALTGRAMESSGGRWLVGLAGLVLAAIGVGLVIYGLVKRFEKHLKLGEMRPRTRQLARRLGIAGYVAKGIAYGIAGLLVIVAAVNYDPEKARGLDAALRTLREQSYGQVLLTLVALGIAAFGIFCFLQSRYRKV, encoded by the coding sequence ATGTCACTCACCTGGAACGCGGAAGCCACCGCCGCCCGCACGGCGAACAGCCGGTGGCTCGAACTACTGGCCCGGGTCGGTTTCATCGGCTACGGCATCGTGCACCTGCTCTTCGCCTGGTTGGCGCTGCAGATCGCGTTCGGCAACTCCGCCGACGACGGCGACCAGTCCGGCGCGCTGCGTACCCTCGCCGCCCAGCCGCTGGGCAGGTTCCTGGTCGTCGCGATCGCCGTCGGCCTGCTCGCCATGGCCATCTGGCAGGCGCTGGAGGCGGCCGTCGGGCACCGCGTCGAGCGGGGCAAGGAACGGGTCTGGGAGCGGCTGGCGTCGCTCGGCCGGACCCTCGTCTACCTCTACTTCGCCTGGACCGCCTACAAGGTGTTCTCCGACGCCGGCTCGAACAGCGCCGACCAGCAGGAGGCGCTCACCGGGCGGGCGATGGAGTCCAGCGGCGGCCGCTGGCTGGTCGGGCTGGCCGGGCTGGTGCTCGCCGCGATCGGCGTCGGTCTGGTGATCTACGGGCTCGTCAAGCGCTTCGAGAAGCACCTCAAGCTCGGCGAGATGCGGCCCCGCACCCGGCAGTTGGCGCGCCGACTCGGCATCGCCGGCTACGTCGCCAAGGGCATCGCGTACGGCATCGCGGGCCTGCTGGTGATCGTGGCCGCGGTGAACTACGACCCGGAGAAGGCCCGTGGCCTGGACGCCGCGCTGCGTACGCTGCGCGAGCAGTCGTACGGCCAGGTCCTCCTCACCCTGGTCGCCCTCGGTATCGCCGCCTTCGGCATCTTCTGCTTCCTCCAGTCCCGCTACCGGAAGGTCTGA